The Atribacteraceae bacterium genome contains a region encoding:
- a CDS encoding nitroreductase family protein, with protein MDKHMIDELILKTRSIRRFRENEPVSREVLKDLVNLARLSPSAANRQPLKYLLSNTLEKNAIIFPCLAWAGYLIDWPGPEAGERPSAYIVMLGDRAIVTDYDADPGIGCQSIVLGARERGLGACIFGAIDRRMLHSVLGLSERFDILYVIALGYPAETVVLENLGPDGDIRYWRDENGIHHVPKRSLAEIIVE; from the coding sequence ATGGACAAACACATGATCGACGAACTCATTCTCAAAACCAGGAGTATCCGCCGTTTTCGGGAAAACGAGCCGGTCAGCCGCGAAGTGCTTAAAGACCTGGTTAACTTGGCTCGCCTTTCCCCATCGGCAGCTAACCGTCAACCCTTGAAATACCTGCTCTCCAACACTCTGGAGAAGAACGCGATTATTTTCCCCTGCCTGGCGTGGGCGGGGTATCTGATCGATTGGCCGGGTCCGGAGGCCGGGGAGAGACCGTCAGCCTACATCGTGATGCTGGGAGATCGAGCCATAGTCACCGACTACGACGCTGATCCTGGGATTGGGTGTCAGAGCATCGTCCTGGGTGCCCGGGAACGGGGCCTGGGGGCTTGTATTTTCGGAGCGATAGACCGGAGAATGCTCCATAGTGTGCTTGGGCTTTCCGAGCGATTTGATATTCTCTATGTCATCGCCCTGGGATATCCCGCCGAAACGGTGGTTCTTGAAAACCTGGGGCCCGACGGGGATATCCGGTACTGGCGGGACGAGAACGGTATCCATCATGTCCCCAAGCGAAGCCTGGCGGAGATCATCGTCGAGTGA